A window from Flavobacterium gyeonganense encodes these proteins:
- a CDS encoding lysophospholipid acyltransferase family protein, with protein MQKIISYPISVIYYLCFGLCLVIFHPIQWICLNLFGYQAHKKSVDYLNLGLLSCTRLVGTTYKVTGVDTIPKGVPIIFVANHQSMYDIVAMIWYFRRFHCKFVSKKELGSGIPSVSFNLKHGGSVLIDRKDPKQAIPVIKGLSEYIEKNTRSAVIFPEGTRSKTGKPKEFAQSGLKILCKYAPSAYVVPVSINNSWKMVRYGMFPVGLGNHLTFTVHQAMAVKDYKFEELMVITEKSVKEGVNEYKQI; from the coding sequence ATGCAAAAGATAATTTCATATCCAATCTCCGTAATTTATTATTTATGTTTTGGATTGTGTTTGGTGATTTTTCATCCGATACAATGGATTTGCCTTAATCTTTTTGGTTATCAGGCTCATAAAAAAAGTGTTGATTACTTAAATTTAGGTCTTTTAAGCTGTACCAGGCTTGTAGGAACGACTTATAAAGTTACCGGTGTAGATACAATACCGAAAGGTGTTCCGATTATTTTTGTAGCCAATCACCAAAGTATGTATGATATCGTGGCAATGATTTGGTACTTTAGACGTTTTCATTGTAAATTTGTAAGTAAGAAAGAGTTAGGCAGCGGAATACCGAGTGTTTCTTTCAATTTGAAACATGGAGGATCAGTGCTAATTGACCGTAAAGACCCTAAACAAGCGATTCCTGTAATCAAAGGCTTGTCAGAATATATCGAAAAGAATACCAGATCTGCTGTCATTTTTCCTGAAGGAACGCGCAGCAAAACCGGAAAACCTAAAGAATTTGCGCAAAGCGGCTTAAAAATTTTATGTAAATATGCGCCTTCTGCGTATGTAGTGCCGGTTAGTATTAATAATTCATGGAAAATGGTCCGTTACGGAATGTTTCCGGTAGGTTTAGGAAACCATCTTACTTTTACTGTTCATCAGGCGATGGCTGTAAAAGATTATAAATTTGAAGAATTGATGGTGATTACTGAAAAATCAGTAA
- a CDS encoding GNAT family N-acetyltransferase, with product MELKWKIKPFEALTVHELYDLLKLRSEIFVVEQNCVYLDIDGKDKKALHLIGEYDDKIVAYVRLFDAGISFDNASIGRVVVDVNYRDRKWGHDLMREAIAAIKSNFGKDKITIGAQLYLKKFYESHGFVQTSEMYLEDDIPHIEMQLN from the coding sequence ATGGAATTAAAATGGAAAATAAAGCCTTTTGAGGCATTAACTGTTCATGAGCTATATGATTTATTGAAACTAAGAAGTGAAATCTTTGTAGTGGAGCAAAATTGCGTTTATTTGGATATTGATGGTAAAGACAAGAAAGCTTTACACCTAATTGGCGAATATGATGATAAAATAGTGGCTTATGTACGCTTATTTGATGCCGGGATTAGTTTTGATAATGCTTCAATTGGCAGGGTCGTTGTCGATGTAAATTATCGTGACAGAAAATGGGGTCATGATTTAATGAGAGAAGCTATTGCAGCGATAAAATCCAATTTTGGAAAAGATAAAATTACAATTGGGGCACAGTTATATCTGAAAAAATTCTACGAAAGCCACGGGTTCGTACAAACGAGTGAAATGTATCTTGAGGATGATATTCCGCATATTGAGATGCAGCTTAATTAA
- a CDS encoding S41 family peptidase, protein MHPYFKKKFIITAAAAGFLFIGTSFKEDFFEIAKQIEIFTTLFKAVNTNYVDETNPGDLMDKGIKSMLGSLDPYTVYFNEQDVVNFKINNTGEYTGIGAMIARKKDRLIVREPYKNYPADKAGLKAGDEIIQIGDVLIADFKDDASQLLKGTKNTKIKIKYLRQGKTYTTDLVLDEVDIKSVPFYGKIDDKTGYIVLAHFSRKAAFEVKEALEKLKSDGATQIVLDLRGNPGGLLNEAIDICNLFVPKNEVIVTTKSRIEKHNNTYKTTKEPIDTQIPLAILVNGKSASASEIVSGALQDLDRAVILGSRSFGKGLVQRTVELTYGTQLKVTISRYYTPSGRCIQALDYSHKDKNGVAQKTDSKNFNAFKTRKGRTVYDGGGVLPDIELDETKMSPITNALLKNDGIFDYATTYYYKNPNLGDKIPIITDADYTAFKQYLKFNKFTFDTETELALKNTLAAAKNEEIDEAIVIEYKQLLNALEKSETTLLDKNQKEIKNLILEELIKRYQYQEGLYQYYIKNNSEIKKAVNVLNNQTEYKTILKM, encoded by the coding sequence ATGCACCCTTATTTCAAAAAGAAATTCATCATAACAGCCGCTGCAGCAGGATTTTTATTTATTGGAACCAGTTTCAAAGAAGACTTTTTTGAAATTGCCAAACAAATAGAAATTTTCACGACCTTATTTAAAGCCGTTAATACCAATTATGTCGATGAAACCAATCCGGGTGACCTGATGGACAAGGGTATTAAAAGCATGCTGGGAAGTTTAGATCCTTACACCGTTTATTTTAATGAACAGGATGTTGTTAATTTTAAAATCAACAATACTGGTGAATATACAGGGATTGGTGCAATGATTGCCCGTAAGAAAGACCGTTTAATTGTTCGCGAACCTTATAAAAATTATCCGGCAGATAAAGCCGGGTTAAAAGCAGGCGACGAAATTATTCAGATTGGCGATGTTTTGATTGCTGATTTTAAGGATGACGCTTCACAATTGCTGAAAGGAACAAAAAATACTAAAATCAAAATAAAATACCTGCGTCAGGGAAAAACGTATACTACAGACCTTGTTTTGGATGAAGTTGATATTAAATCAGTTCCGTTTTATGGAAAAATTGATGATAAAACCGGGTATATTGTTTTGGCACATTTTAGCAGAAAAGCAGCGTTTGAAGTAAAAGAAGCTCTTGAAAAACTTAAAAGTGACGGCGCTACACAGATTGTATTGGACTTAAGAGGAAATCCTGGCGGACTATTAAATGAAGCTATTGATATCTGTAATTTATTTGTTCCAAAAAATGAAGTAATTGTAACTACAAAATCCAGAATTGAAAAACACAACAATACTTACAAGACAACCAAAGAGCCTATAGACACTCAGATTCCGCTAGCCATTTTAGTAAATGGAAAAAGTGCTTCGGCATCAGAGATTGTTTCGGGAGCTTTACAGGATCTGGATCGTGCTGTAATTTTAGGAAGCCGCAGTTTTGGAAAAGGTCTGGTTCAGCGCACTGTTGAATTAACATACGGAACACAGTTAAAAGTAACTATTTCACGTTACTATACTCCTTCAGGACGTTGCATTCAGGCATTGGATTATTCGCATAAAGACAAAAATGGTGTAGCCCAAAAAACAGATTCTAAAAACTTTAATGCTTTTAAAACCAGAAAAGGAAGAACAGTTTATGATGGCGGCGGCGTTTTGCCGGATATTGAACTGGATGAAACCAAAATGAGTCCGATTACAAATGCGCTATTAAAAAATGACGGGATTTTTGATTATGCGACTACTTACTATTATAAAAACCCAAATTTGGGAGATAAAATTCCAATCATCACAGATGCTGATTATACTGCTTTCAAGCAATATTTAAAATTCAACAAGTTTACTTTCGATACAGAAACTGAACTGGCATTGAAAAACACTTTGGCAGCTGCCAAAAATGAAGAAATAGACGAAGCAATTGTTATCGAATACAAGCAGTTATTAAATGCACTTGAAAAAAGTGAAACCACATTATTAGACAAAAACCAAAAGGAAATTAAAAACCTGATTTTAGAGGAACTTATAAAAAGGTATCAATATCAGGAAGGATTATATCAATATTATATTAAAAACAATTCAGAAATTAAAAAAGCTGTAAACGTGTTAAACAATCAAACTGAGTATAAAACCATTTTAAAAATGTAA
- the rnpA gene encoding ribonuclease P protein component: protein MNFTYPKNERLKSKTTIGLLFSEGKSVSKYPLRLVYCQADENSEEKIKIGVSVSKKYFKKAVDRNYFKRVLRETYRLNKNLLLENVQEPYSLMFFYQTKDKLSYEEINIKTVQLFEKFLQQVNKIQDLDKKSEL from the coding sequence ATGAACTTCACCTATCCTAAAAATGAACGCTTAAAGAGTAAAACCACCATTGGATTACTGTTTTCTGAAGGTAAATCGGTTTCAAAATATCCGTTGCGTTTGGTTTACTGTCAGGCGGATGAAAATTCAGAAGAAAAAATCAAAATTGGAGTATCGGTTTCTAAAAAATATTTCAAAAAAGCCGTAGATCGCAATTACTTTAAAAGGGTTTTAAGAGAAACATATCGATTGAATAAAAATTTGCTTTTAGAGAATGTTCAAGAACCTTATTCATTGATGTTTTTCTATCAGACGAAAGACAAGTTATCTTACGAAGAAATCAATATCAAAACAGTTCAGTTGTTTGAGAAATTTCTGCAGCAGGTTAATAAAATTCAGGATTTGGATAAAAAATCAGAATTATAA